In Planifilum fimeticola, a single window of DNA contains:
- a CDS encoding ATP synthase subunit I — protein MEALRIRQRRVTILTFVVLALFFLLWLTTPMKAVFAGLLLGGLASLYNVLHLARRIRLVRESIRTGSGRVGTGLGNRLIMAAAAVIIAAKYPDFFNLAAVGLGLGLSYVQVVIVEVWILTQSSSSQGKG, from the coding sequence ATGGAGGCCTTGCGCATCAGACAACGTCGGGTGACGATCCTGACGTTTGTTGTCCTCGCCCTATTCTTTCTTTTATGGTTGACCACACCGATGAAGGCGGTTTTTGCCGGGCTGCTTCTCGGGGGATTGGCCAGCCTGTACAATGTTCTCCATCTGGCACGCAGGATCCGCCTTGTGAGGGAATCGATCCGAACCGGTTCCGGTCGGGTGGGTACGGGCCTCGGAAACCGTCTGATCATGGCCGCCGCCGCGGTCATCATTGCCGCGAAATACCCGGATTTCTTCAACTTGGCGGCGGTCGGTCTCGGCTTGGGCCTTTCCTACGTGCAGGTTGTCATCGTCGAGGTGTGGATTCTGACACAGTCCTCATCCTCCCAGGGAAAGGGGTGA